In Pseudoxanthomonas sp., one genomic interval encodes:
- a CDS encoding DsbE family thiol:disulfide interchange protein: MNHASELPPSPPRSRGAMTFALVIIGLFFVGLMGLLYYGVKQSDRAGRDALPSPLIGKPAPAFDLPLLHDPARRVTNADLAGQPYVMNVWGSWCPECRVEHPVLTKFALTKRVRFIGYNLKDEREDALRWLEQFGNPYMMVVADLEGRTAIDWGIYGAPETFLVDDQGVIRWKHVGAIDQAIIDQQLIPALEKIEAGR; this comes from the coding sequence ATGAACCACGCATCCGAACTCCCGCCCTCACCGCCGCGCTCGCGCGGCGCGATGACCTTTGCGCTGGTCATCATCGGCCTGTTCTTCGTCGGCCTGATGGGCCTGCTGTACTACGGCGTGAAGCAGTCCGACCGCGCCGGGCGCGATGCGCTGCCCTCGCCGCTGATCGGCAAGCCCGCGCCCGCGTTCGACCTGCCGCTGCTGCACGACCCGGCCAGGCGCGTCACCAACGCCGACCTCGCCGGCCAGCCCTACGTGATGAACGTGTGGGGCAGCTGGTGCCCGGAATGCCGCGTCGAACATCCGGTGCTGACGAAGTTCGCACTGACCAAGCGCGTGCGCTTCATCGGCTACAACCTCAAGGACGAGCGCGAGGACGCGCTGCGCTGGCTGGAGCAGTTCGGCAATCCGTACATGATGGTGGTCGCCGACCTCGAGGGCCGCACCGCGATCGACTGGGGCATCTATGGCGCGCCGGAGACCTTCCTGGTCGACGACCAGGGCGTGATCCGGTGGAAGCACGTCGGTGCCATCGACCAGGCCATCATCGACCAGCAGCTGATCCCCGCGCTGGAAAAGATCGAAGCCGGCCGATGA
- a CDS encoding heme exporter protein CcmD produces the protein MSYLEYVIGAYAVFAVVLGWDFLAPRLQVRRELRAARQRVARDARRNAAPADLER, from the coding sequence GTGAGCTACCTCGAATACGTCATCGGCGCCTACGCCGTGTTCGCCGTGGTGCTGGGCTGGGATTTCCTCGCCCCGCGCCTGCAGGTGCGCCGCGAGCTGCGCGCCGCCCGCCAACGCGTGGCGCGCGACGCGCGCCGCAACGCCGCCCCCGCCGACCTGGAACGCTGA
- a CDS encoding cytochrome c-type biogenesis protein yields the protein MLALLLALCTLPAFAQASDPTPLQFRDEAEEVRFHKLTAELRCVMCQNQSLADSNAQIAHDLRREVLDLMRQGKDDTQVKQFLVERYGEFVLYKPDVAPGTYILWFGPLLLLLAGGVWVGRIVAKRAKQPAPATDDTDQEW from the coding sequence GTGCTCGCATTGCTGCTGGCGCTCTGCACCCTCCCCGCCTTCGCGCAGGCCAGCGATCCCACCCCGCTGCAATTCCGCGACGAAGCCGAGGAAGTCCGCTTCCACAAGCTCACCGCCGAGTTGCGCTGCGTGATGTGCCAGAACCAGTCGCTGGCCGACTCCAACGCGCAGATCGCGCACGACCTGCGTCGCGAGGTGCTCGACCTGATGCGCCAGGGCAAGGACGACACCCAGGTGAAGCAGTTCCTCGTCGAGCGCTACGGCGAATTCGTGCTGTACAAGCCCGACGTCGCGCCCGGCACCTACATCCTCTGGTTCGGCCCGCTGCTGCTCCTGCTCGCCGGCGGCGTGTGGGTCGGCCGCATCGTCGCCAAGCGCGCGAAGCAGCCGGCACCCGCCACCGACGATACCGACCAGGAGTGGTGA
- a CDS encoding pyridoxal phosphate-dependent aminotransferase has product MSQPQTKLPKVGTTIFTVMSQLAAEHGAVNLGQGFPDFAVPQRLVDELDAAMRAGHNQYAPMTGVAPLRQAIAEKVLRCYGRQVDPDTEITVTSGATEALFNAIHAVVRPGEEVIVLDPAYDSYEPAIDLAGARAVHVPLDPQTFAVDWDRVRAAITPKTRLLIVNSPHNPSGAMFDEADIRALSALLEGTGIYLISDEVYEHIVFDGRRHESILRYPELAARAFVVSSFGKTYHCTGWKIGYAIAPPALSAEFRKVHQYNVFCTFAPAQHAFAAMIRDEPEHYEQLGAFYQDKRDRFRKQLLGTKFKPLPVPGGYFQLVDYSAVSDLPDAEFVKWLTIEHGVTAIPLSPFYDTPPAGQRLARLCFAKNEATLDAAIERLKTL; this is encoded by the coding sequence ATGTCCCAGCCGCAGACCAAGCTGCCCAAGGTGGGCACCACCATCTTCACCGTCATGTCGCAGCTGGCCGCCGAGCACGGCGCGGTCAACCTGGGGCAGGGGTTCCCGGATTTCGCGGTGCCGCAGCGGCTGGTGGACGAACTGGACGCCGCCATGCGCGCAGGCCACAACCAGTACGCGCCGATGACCGGCGTGGCGCCGCTGCGCCAGGCCATCGCCGAGAAGGTGCTGCGCTGCTACGGACGGCAGGTGGACCCGGACACCGAGATCACCGTGACCAGCGGCGCCACCGAGGCGCTGTTCAACGCCATCCACGCGGTGGTGCGCCCGGGCGAAGAGGTCATCGTGCTGGACCCGGCCTACGACAGCTACGAGCCTGCCATCGACCTGGCCGGCGCGCGCGCCGTGCACGTGCCGCTGGATCCGCAGACGTTCGCGGTGGACTGGGACCGCGTGCGTGCGGCCATCACGCCGAAGACGCGCCTGCTGATCGTCAACAGCCCCCACAACCCGTCCGGCGCGATGTTCGACGAAGCCGACATCCGCGCGTTGTCGGCGTTGCTGGAAGGTACCGGCATCTACCTGATCTCCGACGAGGTGTACGAGCACATCGTGTTCGACGGTCGTCGCCACGAGTCGATCCTGCGGTATCCGGAACTGGCCGCGCGCGCGTTCGTCGTGTCCAGCTTCGGCAAGACCTACCACTGTACCGGCTGGAAGATCGGCTATGCCATCGCGCCGCCGGCGCTGAGCGCGGAGTTCCGCAAGGTGCACCAGTACAACGTGTTCTGCACGTTCGCTCCCGCGCAGCATGCCTTCGCCGCGATGATCCGCGACGAACCGGAACACTACGAGCAGCTGGGCGCGTTCTACCAGGACAAGCGCGACCGCTTCCGCAAACAGCTGCTGGGCACGAAGTTCAAACCGCTGCCGGTGCCGGGCGGCTACTTCCAGCTGGTCGACTATTCGGCGGTCAGCGATCTGCCGGATGCCGAGTTCGTGAAGTGGCTGACCATCGAACATGGCGTCACCGCGATCCCGCTGTCGCCGTTCTACGACACACCGCCGGCCGGTCAGCGCCTGGCGCGCCTGTGCTTCGCCAAGAACGAGGCGACGCTGGATGCGGCGATCGAACGGTTGAAGACGCTGTAA
- the ccmB gene encoding heme exporter protein CcmB, translated as MSTAPSLLQTARALVVRDVQLLWRRRGDALQPALFALLVVVLFALGLGTEPQALARVAPAVLWVAVLLAGLLSLDTLFRGDAEDGSLEQWILAPVPLSWLVLVRVLTHWATTTLPLVLAAPLLGEMLHLPRSQLPMLLATLALGTPLLSLLGAVVAALTVGMRRSGILVALLALPLYVPVLVFGAGAVAASAQGLDASGALLWLGAGLLLSLLLAPLAAAAAIRIALT; from the coding sequence ATGAGCACCGCACCGTCACTCCTCCAGACCGCCCGTGCGCTTGTTGTCCGCGACGTGCAGCTCCTGTGGCGCCGTCGCGGCGACGCGCTGCAGCCGGCGCTGTTCGCGCTGCTGGTGGTGGTGCTGTTCGCGCTCGGACTCGGCACCGAGCCGCAGGCACTGGCCAGGGTCGCGCCGGCGGTGCTGTGGGTGGCGGTGCTGCTGGCCGGGTTGCTGTCGCTGGATACGCTGTTCCGCGGCGATGCCGAGGACGGCTCGCTCGAGCAGTGGATCCTGGCGCCGGTGCCGCTTTCCTGGCTGGTGCTGGTGCGCGTGCTGACCCACTGGGCCACCACCACGCTGCCGCTGGTGCTCGCCGCGCCGCTGCTCGGCGAGATGCTGCACCTGCCACGCAGCCAACTACCGATGCTGCTGGCCACGCTTGCGCTGGGCACGCCGCTGCTGAGCCTGCTGGGCGCGGTGGTCGCGGCGCTGACGGTCGGCATGAGGCGCTCTGGTATTCTTGTGGCCCTGCTGGCGTTGCCGTTGTACGTCCCCGTGCTGGTGTTTGGCGCCGGTGCCGTCGCCGCCAGCGCACAAGGGCTGGATGCCTCCGGCGCCCTCCTCTGGCTGGGCGCCGGCCTGCTGCTCTCGCTGCTGCTGGCGCCCCTGGCCGCCGCCGCGGCGATCCGCATCGCCCTGACCTGA
- the ccmA gene encoding heme ABC exporter ATP-binding protein CcmA, which yields MTDAAPRHPPLLAARALAFSRNDEPVFGPLDFAVDEGEALLVQGGNGVGKTTLLRVLAGLLRADAGQIDIDGQPAGPSRRAHAMAYLGHLPALKADLNTLENLNFLCGLHGRRARQMPGNALAMVGLAGYEDALARQLSAGQKKRLSLARLWLSPSPLWLLDEPYANLDLDGITLVNRMISAHLRDGGAALVTTHGAYAAPPVQTRMLVLERGGAA from the coding sequence ATGACCGACGCCGCTCCCCGCCACCCGCCCTTGCTGGCCGCCCGCGCCCTGGCGTTCTCGCGCAATGACGAACCGGTGTTCGGGCCGCTGGACTTCGCCGTGGACGAGGGCGAGGCGCTGCTGGTGCAGGGCGGTAACGGGGTCGGCAAGACCACCCTGCTGCGCGTACTGGCCGGCCTGCTGCGTGCCGATGCCGGCCAGATCGACATCGACGGCCAGCCCGCCGGCCCGTCGCGCCGGGCGCACGCGATGGCCTACCTCGGCCACCTGCCGGCCCTCAAAGCCGACCTGAACACCCTCGAAAACCTCAACTTCCTCTGCGGCCTGCATGGCCGCCGCGCACGCCAGATGCCCGGCAATGCGCTGGCGATGGTCGGCCTGGCCGGCTACGAGGACGCCCTCGCCCGCCAGCTGTCCGCCGGGCAGAAGAAGCGCCTCTCGCTGGCCCGCCTGTGGCTGTCGCCCTCGCCGCTGTGGCTGCTGGACGAGCCCTACGCCAACCTCGACCTGGACGGCATCACCCTGGTGAACCGCATGATCTCCGCGCACCTGCGCGACGGCGGCGCCGCGCTGGTCACCACCCACGGCGCCTACGCCGCGCCACCGGTGCAGACGCGGATGCTGGTGCTGGAACGGGGAGGCGCGGCATGA
- a CDS encoding DUF3293 domain-containing protein, translating into MADHRASADGTGLGAVPEAERARLAAAWAAAHYFVSVGRQEWLFRTGMTAPDVERQVMASRYLFITAWNPPPGDAPRPVNDAAQERLHARLHMLGLAFHPALGCNSQGGMVEHGCLVLDPSTEQADALAREFGQGGTLFWHADAPVRLRMMWPRPPQADDDPHTDWVG; encoded by the coding sequence ATGGCCGACCACCGTGCTTCCGCCGACGGCACCGGCCTCGGAGCGGTTCCCGAGGCGGAGCGCGCGCGGCTGGCCGCCGCCTGGGCCGCCGCGCATTACTTCGTCAGCGTCGGCCGGCAGGAGTGGCTGTTCCGCACCGGCATGACCGCCCCAGATGTCGAGCGGCAGGTCATGGCATCGCGCTATCTGTTCATCACCGCGTGGAATCCGCCGCCCGGCGACGCGCCGCGACCGGTCAACGACGCGGCGCAGGAACGCCTGCATGCGCGCCTGCACATGCTGGGCCTGGCGTTCCACCCCGCGCTCGGCTGCAACAGCCAGGGCGGCATGGTCGAGCACGGTTGCCTGGTGCTGGACCCCTCGACGGAACAGGCCGATGCGCTGGCGCGCGAATTCGGCCAGGGCGGCACCCTGTTCTGGCACGCCGACGCGCCGGTGCGGCTGCGGATGATGTGGCCGCGCCCGCCGCAGGCCGACGACGATCCGCACACCGACTGGGTGGGCTGA
- the ccmE gene encoding cytochrome c maturation protein CcmE, producing the protein MNPVRRRRLLFVLLAVLVAGTATALIAMALQRNVAYLYTPAEVLRGEAGEARFRLGGMVEKGSFKREPGSLVTHFGVTDGDAQLTVRYDKILPDLFREGQAVVATGSMQDGVFVATDVLAKHDEAYMPKEVADKMGKAHQKHDVQAAPAGSVN; encoded by the coding sequence ATGAATCCCGTGCGTCGCCGCCGCCTGCTGTTCGTGCTGCTCGCCGTCCTGGTGGCCGGCACCGCCACCGCGCTCATCGCGATGGCCCTGCAGCGCAACGTGGCCTACCTCTACACCCCGGCTGAGGTACTGCGCGGCGAAGCCGGCGAAGCCCGCTTCCGCCTGGGTGGCATGGTCGAGAAAGGCTCGTTCAAGCGCGAACCGGGCTCGCTGGTCACGCACTTCGGCGTCACCGACGGCGATGCGCAGCTGACGGTGCGCTACGACAAGATCCTGCCCGACCTGTTCCGCGAGGGACAGGCCGTGGTCGCCACCGGCTCCATGCAGGATGGCGTCTTCGTGGCCACCGACGTGCTGGCCAAGCACGACGAGGCCTACATGCCGAAGGAAGTCGCCGACAAGATGGGCAAGGCGCACCAGAAGCACGACGTGCAGGCCGCGCCTGCCGGGTCCGTGAATTGA
- a CDS encoding heme lyase CcmF/NrfE family subunit — MLPELGQIALILALLVAILQAALPLAGAQRNKTAWMEVARPAAYAQLWLVMLAFIALTVAFVKQDFSVKYVADNSNSLLPMVYRYTAVWGSHEGSLLLWALVLALWTGAVALFSRRLPDVVMARVLGVMGVVAIGFLAFLIFTSNPFVRLLPSPGEGRDLNPLLQDPGMIIHPPLLYVGYVGFVVPFAFAIAALLDGHVDARWLRWTRPWTNVAWGFLTLGIALGSWWAYYELGWGGWWFWDPVENASFMPWLVGAALIHSQAVTEKRGAFRGWTLLLAIAAFSLSLLGTFLVRSGVITSVHAFAADPTRGVFILIFLGIVIGSSLLLYALRAPQLADGESEKSYFAASSRETLLLANNLLLTAACAMVLLGTLYPLIADALNLGKISVGPPYFSLLFIVLMAPLVALVPFGPITRWQRDNLAKPFAMLLPWAGLALVLAVIAYFVAPQGKLKVAAGILGAAWVGLGTLRFLWQRLRANGRFTPEMLGMTLAHTGVAVFLVGALLVEGLNVQRELAVKPGQTVEVGRWGFHFQGVDETQGPNYLSDRGHVQVLRDGKPVTLLHPEKRAYASGGQVMTEAGIRPGVLGDVYVAIGEPLGNDAWALRVHIKPFVRWIWLGAALMALGGFVTAADRRFRNHKTAEARPA, encoded by the coding sequence ATGCTTCCTGAACTCGGACAAATCGCGCTGATCCTGGCGCTGCTGGTGGCGATCCTGCAGGCGGCGCTGCCGCTGGCCGGGGCGCAACGCAACAAGACGGCCTGGATGGAGGTGGCACGACCGGCCGCGTATGCGCAGCTGTGGCTGGTGATGCTGGCCTTCATCGCCCTCACCGTGGCGTTCGTGAAGCAGGATTTCTCGGTCAAGTACGTGGCCGACAACTCCAATTCGCTGCTGCCGATGGTCTACCGCTACACCGCGGTGTGGGGCTCGCACGAGGGTTCGCTTCTGCTGTGGGCGCTGGTGCTGGCGCTGTGGACCGGCGCGGTGGCGCTGTTCTCGCGCCGCCTGCCGGACGTGGTGATGGCGCGCGTGCTCGGCGTGATGGGCGTGGTGGCGATCGGCTTCCTGGCCTTCCTGATCTTCACCTCCAATCCTTTCGTCCGCCTGCTGCCGTCGCCGGGCGAAGGCCGCGACCTCAATCCGCTGCTGCAGGACCCGGGGATGATCATCCATCCGCCGCTGCTGTACGTGGGCTACGTGGGCTTCGTGGTGCCGTTCGCGTTCGCCATCGCCGCGCTGCTCGACGGTCACGTGGATGCACGCTGGCTGCGCTGGACGCGGCCGTGGACGAACGTGGCCTGGGGCTTCCTGACGCTGGGCATCGCGCTGGGCAGCTGGTGGGCGTACTACGAACTGGGCTGGGGCGGCTGGTGGTTCTGGGACCCGGTCGAGAACGCCAGCTTCATGCCGTGGCTGGTCGGCGCGGCGCTGATCCATTCGCAGGCGGTCACCGAGAAGCGCGGTGCGTTCCGTGGCTGGACGCTGCTGCTTGCGATCGCCGCATTCTCGCTGTCGCTGCTGGGCACGTTCCTGGTGCGCTCGGGCGTGATCACCAGCGTGCACGCCTTCGCCGCCGATCCCACCCGCGGCGTGTTCATCCTGATCTTCCTCGGCATCGTGATCGGCAGCTCGCTGCTGCTGTACGCGCTGCGCGCGCCGCAGTTGGCCGATGGCGAATCGGAGAAGTCGTACTTCGCCGCCAGCTCGCGCGAGACGCTGCTGCTGGCCAACAACCTGCTGCTCACCGCGGCCTGCGCGATGGTGCTGCTGGGCACCCTGTACCCGCTGATCGCCGATGCGCTCAATCTCGGCAAGATCTCCGTCGGTCCGCCGTACTTCAGCCTGCTCTTCATCGTGCTGATGGCGCCGCTGGTGGCGCTGGTGCCGTTCGGGCCGATCACCAGGTGGCAGCGCGACAACCTGGCCAAGCCATTCGCCATGCTGCTGCCGTGGGCCGGTCTGGCGCTGGTGCTGGCCGTCATCGCGTACTTCGTGGCCCCGCAGGGCAAGCTGAAGGTCGCCGCCGGCATCCTCGGTGCGGCCTGGGTCGGCCTGGGCACGCTGCGCTTCCTCTGGCAGCGCCTGCGCGCGAACGGCCGCTTCACCCCCGAGATGCTCGGCATGACGCTGGCGCATACCGGCGTAGCGGTGTTCCTGGTCGGCGCACTGCTGGTCGAGGGACTGAACGTGCAGCGCGAACTGGCAGTGAAGCCCGGCCAGACGGTCGAGGTCGGCCGCTGGGGCTTCCACTTCCAGGGCGTCGATGAAACGCAGGGACCCAACTACCTGTCCGACCGCGGCCACGTGCAGGTGCTGCGCGACGGCAAGCCGGTGACGCTGCTGCACCCCGAAAAGCGTGCCTACGCCAGCGGCGGCCAGGTGATGACCGAAGCCGGCATCAGGCCCGGCGTGCTGGGCGACGTCTACGTCGCCATCGGCGAACCGCTGGGCAACGACGCCTGGGCGTTGCGCGTGCACATCAAACCCTTCGTCCGCTGGATCTGGCTCGGCGCCGCGCTGATGGCGCTGGGCGGCTTCGTCACCGCCGCCGACCGCCGGTTCCGGAACCACAAGACCGCCGAGGCGCGCCCCGCATGA
- a CDS encoding heme ABC transporter permease, with translation MNPLVRWFHQLGSPPYFDRFAARWTPWCYLAAIVLLGLGLWQALFVVPADYQQGDSFRILYIHVPSAWMSMFVFGLMAFYAAIALVWRIKLCEILAMACAPTGAAFTVITLATGSIWGKPMWGTWWDWDPRLTTELILLFLYLGVMGLYGAIDDRRSAARAAGLLAIVGVAILPVIRYSVVWWNSLHQGQTIRVFGESSMDDSMILPLVLMVIATKFWFAGSLLARARADNLRREAGKDWVAKLAAAKEATP, from the coding sequence ATGAATCCTCTCGTCCGCTGGTTCCACCAACTCGGTTCACCACCCTACTTCGACCGCTTCGCGGCGCGCTGGACGCCGTGGTGTTACCTGGCCGCCATCGTGCTGCTCGGCCTGGGCCTGTGGCAGGCGCTGTTCGTGGTGCCGGCCGACTACCAGCAGGGCGACAGTTTCCGCATCCTCTACATCCACGTGCCCAGCGCCTGGATGAGCATGTTCGTGTTCGGCCTGATGGCGTTCTACGCGGCCATCGCGCTGGTCTGGCGGATCAAGCTGTGCGAGATCCTGGCGATGGCCTGCGCGCCGACCGGCGCCGCGTTCACCGTCATCACCCTGGCCACCGGCAGCATCTGGGGCAAGCCGATGTGGGGCACGTGGTGGGACTGGGACCCGCGCCTGACCACCGAACTGATCCTGCTGTTCCTCTACCTGGGCGTGATGGGCCTGTACGGCGCCATCGACGACCGCCGCAGCGCCGCCCGCGCGGCCGGCCTGCTGGCCATCGTGGGCGTGGCGATCCTGCCGGTGATCCGCTACTCGGTGGTGTGGTGGAACTCGCTGCACCAGGGCCAGACCATCCGCGTGTTCGGCGAGTCCAGCATGGACGACAGCATGATCCTGCCGCTGGTGCTGATGGTGATCGCGACGAAGTTCTGGTTCGCCGGTTCGCTGCTGGCGCGCGCGCGTGCCGACAACCTGCGCCGCGAGGCCGGCAAGGATTGGGTGGCGAAGCTCGCCGCCGCGAAGGAGGCCACGCCGTGA